The proteins below come from a single Octopus sinensis linkage group LG10, ASM634580v1, whole genome shotgun sequence genomic window:
- the LOC115216525 gene encoding uncharacterized protein LOC115216525 codes for MDSSGRGNDNGRGHPRHYLTPEGKKMDKSPSLHGMHAQSSTETSGLGETITSGFSSQDSVLSGKDLDTNFSTTDVSVLKNLKSLTSTDTTPSNIGGVARIGRKPNIRQNTTRNKNYAQIPVTNEIEEDMYINQTNFDALFMQSAAEAARIDDNSPRMTSTVPANSQRDHIEEWERGGSMRSSIRSHSSIGSFRSRNGSRKSPRRFLGAGTNSTWMKWSEERRASYRRRIELLDKPKVDTERVTTPIKKARQECLKFVHPDLEKNYLSEDDINDLKRHKQQQYYTYSVIEKSKKGRYPVRTEVHLTVAEWNIVNGFWQHNLFQRTRYVGVAISFFTLILQILCITSNQWISYTRQTIVPRR; via the coding sequence atggACAGCAGTGGTCGGGGAAATGATAACGGTCGGGGCCACCCTCGACATTACTTAACCCCTGAGGGTAAGAAAATGGATAAGTCTCCTAGTCTTCATGGCATGCACGCTCAAAGTTCCACGGAGACTAGTGGTTTAGGAGAAACCATCACATCAGGATTTTCATCTCAAGACAGTGTATTAAGCGGCAAAGATCTCGACACCAACTTTTCCACAACCGATGTATCGGTGCTAAAGAATTTGAAGTCACTAACATCCACAGACACAACACCATCGAATATCGGTGGGGTAGCGCGGATTGGACGCAAGCCTAATATACGTCAGAACACGACACGCAATAAAAATTACGCCCAGATCCCAGTGACAAATGAAATTGAAGAAGACATGTATATAAATCAAACCAACTTCGATGCTTTGTTTATGCAAAGCGCAGCCGAGGCGGCAAGGATTGACGATAACAGTCCTCGTATGACTTCAACAGTTCCCGCAAATTCTCAAAGGGATCACATAGAAGAATGGGAGCGAGGAGGTTCGATGAGAAGTTCTATTCGCAGTCATTCTTCAATTGGTTCATTTCGTTCGAGAAACGGCTCAAGAAAAAGTCCTCGAAGATTCCTCGGGGCAGGGACCAACTCAACATGGATGAAATGGTCTGAGGAGCGCAGAGCTTCATATAGACGTCGAATAGAGCTGTTAGATAAACCGAAAGTCGACACAGAAAGAGTTACTACACCCATTAAGAAAGCTCGACAGGAGTGCCTTAAGTTTGTACATCCAGACTTGGAGAAAAATTATCTTTCAGAGGACGACATTAACGACTTAAAGAGACACAAGCAGCAGCAATATTATACCTATAGTGTAATAGAAAAGTCAAAAAAGGGACGATATCCCGTGCGAACAGAGGTACATTTAACTGTTGCCGAATGGAATATAGTCAACGGTTTCTGGCAGCACAACCTTTTTCAACGGACCCGTTATGTAGGCGTGGCCATCAGCTTTTTTACTCTGATTCTTCAAATTTTATGTATCACAAGTAACCAATGGATATCTTACACACGACAAACCA